TAACAGAGCATTTCCCcgatttaaatttgatatgtATCTATAGCTTTACCTGATTAATGAGCTTAACTTATTTAGTAACTTTTTGTGGAGCTTTAAagctgctttaagcactcacCTATCTTGATGTTCGGGGCTTTCAATGCCATCAGCAACGACGCTTTCATATATGCCAGCTATGGGCCGATCGCTCAGCAAATGCTGTCTGTCCAGATCGCGCTGTTTGTAAGAAAGAGATTGTATTAATATCGTGTATCGAATTGAAATAAGTTCGATTTCGCACCTGTATCTGTGCCTGCAGTCCGCTGCTGTAGGAGTTGAGGCTGAGGCCATTCATGTCCCTGGCGCCATACTCCAGATCCGAGTTGTTGCCCTCCATGTCGTGTGGACTCACGTCAGAGTCGTCGTCAGCTGAGCGAGTGAgaaagagacaaagagagggagagcagaGGTAAGTTGAAGCTTATTTTGAGATGTGGCCAAGCAAGATTTACATGAGAACTCAAATGAATTGTTtatcatatttgtttttgttttggttttatgtttttgttggaTTATCAGGTCGCAGCCTCAATGCGTTTGTTGATCAGCGTTTAGCTTTTTTGCTCTTATCCGCAACTTCAGTGCTGCGAAATTTGATATGAACTGAACGCGACGCCGACGTCGTTAGCTTTTGGacgctgctttgctgctttgtgtcaactgcagcagcagctgaagcagcgaCAACGTTGCGAGAGCAGAGAAGTCACTTGAAAGGAGGCAATGTGTGTGACGCCCCTTGTTTGGCGCCACCTCACTGCGCTTCGCTCcacaaaagcagaagcaactGAGAGCGATGGAGAGCGGCAAAAGGGAGGCGAAAGATGAAACGATAAGCGAGTTGCGTTGCGAGTTGTTTTCAAACGTCGACATGATTTAAGCGAGCCAAGCAAAGaacttggccaacaacagAATCAGCTAAAAACGTAAAAACGTGGCTGACATTCATCTCAACTAACTGTCACGATAAGCCGCACAcagttaatttaaatgtttgccTATGCCTTCTTGATTCACTTGCGTAatgccacaaacaacaacagcagcagcagctcctggCCAACAAAGAACATCATCAGAAGCCATCAGCAGAGGCCAAGGAATGTCAAACattcaacaaacaaatagaaattACGACTTTACGTGGAATCAACAACATTTGATATTGCAAGATAATTCTTTGGGAGAAAAAAAGGAGATgcaatcataaaatatataaatcaatcaatgatttaagaataaaacgATCCATCTAAATATACTGTTAAGTCATATTTCTAAACTTGCATTCAAAAATTgattatacaaattgttaaacattGATCAAACAAATGCTTTCAAGTTGCCCACTTAAATTTACCTTGTTCGTACTGTTTATTAGActgagcaaataaatttggaGATAAGTATATGGAATAATAATGTTTGACTGTAGtcataaaaactaaactgTAAATTATAACTGAGATTCCAAATCGATTACCAAGTGTGTGTAGTATAGTAACTTTTAGTAGCAATCATAAAAAGCAAAGGGAAGTCAGTTAGCTTATGACTGCCAATTGAAGcagaaattgcaaaagttCCCAAATGTGCGAGGGTAGCCACAAAAGTCCCCGAACTAATCATACTAAAGGTTGCCGCTGCAACGGATGTGTGTTTGGCCACAGCGGAAtacaattgtgtgtgtgtgcaattcgTAAAAGAAACGTGGAATGATGGtaagcaaaagagagagagagagactcaaacaagtaagaaagttacagtcgagtgtgctcgactgtgagatacccgctacccatttttaataaaggcaaaatattgcggtatcattttcaaaatataccgaaaatactaaaaaaatactaaaaatataccaaatggtatatttggtatatcgatatagtacaccattcaaaatataccatagacggcacaatgtaccagattgtcggccaaagcaactcagacccctagtaagtaggcgtttttgcccatacaaaagtatttctttaataacttccacaatttttatctgatcgcaaccaaattttcagaaatcataactactatagtaattattatatataccaaaattcgtaactagctttaaaattacgcttgttattcgatttttttgatttgcgggggcggaagtgggcgtggcaaaaatttgaaacaaacttgatctgcgtgcaaacataacaaatgctgtcgaaaaaaaattatagctctatctcttatagtctctgagatccagtgtttcatacggacggacggacagacggacagacacacagacggacagacggacagacggacatggctatatcgtctcggctgttgacgctgatcaagaatatatatactttatagggtcggagatgcctccttctacctgttacatttcctgccggcacaaagttataatacccttctaccctatgggtagcgggtataaaaagtgcaATTGGCAGCCACAGAGGCACGTgcgaaatgtgtgtgtatgtatgcatgttgGATTATGTGTAAGTGCAATTAAATCAAGTTGGGAATTAGAGGCacacttttaatttgtttccacaataatattttttaattaaaaacatagcTGCTTCGaagttttctttaaatttccctACGTTTCAAACATGGAATGGAATTCCCCTTAAAATTTCCCATTGCAGCGAGTTGTTCCCTTTTACCGAacagcctgaaagtatgcaacacatttttgCATGCCAACATTGACGTCACCCAGCGGatattgttgaaattattcacacgcatttattattgttattaaaaacaatgtaaatTCACTAGTATTCACATTACGAAATCACTTTGATTCGATTTGCATTGAATTTGGAGTATTTTGACTTCGATTACACTTACAAAATGGGTGAAGAACGTTGAGAGTTAACGCGTAATTGGATTGCAACGCAATTAGTTTGCTAAATCAGTTGTGAACTATTGTAAAGCGATGGAAAGTATGCGTAATTAATGCAACTGCCGTTTGGAACTACACGAAAGCGTCTTTGGCACGTAACTGAAGCCCTAGCAATGATTGTGAAGGCAATTTGACGAACTTggattcacattcacattcggaTTCGGTTTGGGACACTCGGAACACCAAAGCATATATCAttccatgtgtgtgttggtggcTCTAATCTTATCAACATCGACATTATCGGCAGCTGTTAAAGAGCCAAACAAAGAAACCAGCACAAGAGAGAAATTTGTGTCAAAATCAACTTCAACACAACTGAGACGCACAACTGATAACCGCCACTTGATAGTTGATACTGATACGGATACTGATAAACGTTGTCGATAGGCACACAGACGTCATCGATTCGAACACTCACCATGATGGTGACGCATGTGCACACTGTGACTGTGTTGTGGATTGCGAATAATGCGTATCTGACGATCGGGATCAGGATGCTGAGGTTCACCCAACTCGCCACCCGTATCCTTGGGCAGCTGCCACAATGCGCTGCGCTCCTCCAGCTGATCGCGGGGAAAGTAAAGCGGCGCTAGGACCTCGTAGGTGCCGCGCTCGCTGCTGTTGACGCACAGTATCACAACCTGCAGTGTAAACTTGTCCAGATAACGACGAATGGTGCCTGGTTTCGAATAGAGAAAGCAATGCAGTTGAATAAGTAAAGTATTTATCAGAGTTGTGGAATTCTGTAATAGATACGATGGCATGGCAGACAGAATGAGTGAGATAAGCTCAGTTTTAGTAATGCACTATAAATAGCAGGAAGCGATAAGATATCCACGAAAGTCATTAGTAAGCTCAAGTCAAACAAATCAATAACAATCAACTCAAATCTGAAGGGTGCACTTGTTATCTAGCTTCAgctttgtttattatttattgtgattACTGGTTTTAATTGCTCTAGAGACgacttaaaataaacaaattagtcaaaaaataattgatcttgaatttataatatttaagataCTTTAAAGGCAATCtaactaaaaaaataagtaatgaCTAGTTTTTAATTGCTCTAGAGACgacttaaaataaacaaattagtctaaaaatagttaatcttgaatttatttaaggtaatttaaaaaaactcactaaaaaataagtaatgaCTAGTTTTTAATCACTCTAGATACGACTTTAAATAATTGGTCAAAAAATAATGGATCTTGAATTAATTTAAGGTACTTTAAAGGCAATCTtactaaaaaataagaaatgacTAGGTTTTAATTATTCTAGAGACgactttaaataaacaaattagtcaaaaaaataatgaatctTGAATTTATTTGAGGTACTTTAAAGGCAATCTAACTAAAAAATTAGTAATGACCAGTTTTTAATTACTCTAGAAATGACTTTGAATAAACATCTATTTAAGATACTTTAAAGGCAATCTaactaaaaaataagtaatgaTAAGTTTTTCGTCAATCTCCATTCTGTTAGAAGTTAAACTGATAAAGATATAAGctatattattgatttatttatttaatcacACATATAAAAAGTCTAGTTATATGAGTAATTGTCAGGCGACAACaagaatttgaaatgaaattaatctTGCACAGAAATATGGTGGCTGTTAAAATTATACAGGATGCAAAATAAATTCccgcataaaacaaaacttttaaaacagaaatgcaatgcaaaattatGAAGCTGTCATAATGgaaatatcaatattataaaaaatcttGTTAAATGAGTATTTATTAAACGACAAAAAGAATTagaatttgaaatcaaattaatctCGTACAGAAATATGGTGGCTGTTGAAATTATACAGGATGCCAAAAAAAATCCCGCATAAAACGAAATTCAACTTTGAAAACAGAAATGCTATGTGAAATTGTGAAGCTGTCATAATggaaatatcaattttattactaAATTTGGTATTACTATTAGCATTTGAAGTGAATCTTTACTCACGCAGTGCAATATGCGCCGCGACATCGGCAGGAAAACTCTTCTGATTGCCACTCACATTGCACACAGCGATTGTGCGCAGATTTAACTCCTTGGCCTTGCACAGCACGTTTCTAAACAGGAAGTCGCGATTGAAGAGTAGTTTTAGTAATTTCGTAAAGATATTAGATTGATAGTCTGGCTCACCTGTAGCAACAGTGCAGCGCATTCTCGGCGGCCGTCTTGAGCTTCTCCTTGTAGGCGGGTGCAACAGTGTGCAGAACATACTTGGCTGGCAGATTGTATCCACGCGTCACACGCACATCCCCAATGCGGCATTCTAAACGCAAAAGggaacatataatataatatatgtatgagaTGGTAGATAAAAGACTGtagttgctctctctctctctcttacccTTCACCGTTGTGCTGAGTTCCTCTTTGAGCTGATTGCCAGCGACGGCAATAATGCGCTCCGATATGCTATTGCTTTCAGTCAGGGTCTCATCGCTGCTGTTCGTGATGGCGTCCACCTCCAATGTGGTCATGTCGCCATCCCTGAAAAGTAATATCACAAATTAATATCAATGCTTAAATAtgtaagtaagaaagctactgttgagtgtgcttgactttgAGATACTCTCTActctttttgaataaaagtcaaacaggtattattcctaaaatataccaaattaatataccacaataataCTGAAGTATACCAAAGACGATGTTTTTGGCatacaaataaagtaaaatataccataaagtccaaaatataccagattgtcagccaaagcaaataagacATGTAGTTAGTATGCGTTTTtctccatacaaaagtatttcttaaataacttctaccatttttatatgatttttggTACAGTATTTTGATGCCTGAAAATTTGcttgcgatcggataaaaattgttgaaattgttgatatactaaatataccatttggtacaCATAAGTATTTTTCCATTGTAAaaatgtcgatataccaaatataccattcggtatattgtagtattttacgTTGTGCAAATtctcgatatactaaatataccatttggtacattttagtatcTTTCCATTGCAAAAATTGTCGATATACTAGTATTCCATTTgccatattttagtattttaacgTCGtagaaattgtttatatattaaatataccattcggtatatcaatttggtatattttaagaatagctttttcgactttagctttcttaattcTCTATAGTAATTTTTTATCAGAGCAAAATATATCTGCGAGtctttaaaacataaaaatagatCGAAAGGTATTGAAGTGCTCTTTGCATTGGTATATAATATGAGaagattaaatataatttatggaaTTTAGAAGCGAACAAAGTTAAAAGCTTAACAGTGACATTTCACATCACAATTTTTAACTTTGACAGCTTGaaacattcataaattatatttaatttgcacacaTTTAAAAACGCATTTCTACTCAGGGTAATACTTTCAGTTATCTAATTCAATAAcaacttaatttaatatatgataTTATGCTTACCAAATAACCAGACGATTGTTGACATCTTTGGACAGTGGAAAGGGACTGCAATTGTGTCGCGGTCCGCCGAGTGTGGAATAGTCCGTTATGGGCAGCCGTGTATCCGTCTTTTGTGAGCCACCCCAAGTGGCCAAATTGTCCAATTTCACAATCTGCAAAAAGAGCACACAAATCAGTAAAAATATCttgtacaatttaaattgtttgttgacTTACGATCccactggaactggaactggagtCGAACGCTTTAAAGTCCACATTTGAGTTCGTATCGAGACGCATTGCGCTGCAAAGTCagataaatgcaataaacataaacaaaagtgtttaacagagagagatagagagttcGGGTTCGAATTTGCCTAAATATTAACTTGAACTGTGCTCAATGCGAGTTTTCTGCGCTCTTGTTTATTGGGCCAAGCGCGGGCCAAATCAACTGCCAGTTAGCCAAGTGAAGTCAAGCCAAGCCAACTGTCACCACTTAAAACTGGTCGAAACTGccgcaaacaacaacagaccaAAAACACACTTTTATCTCAATCGCTGACTCAGACACAATAataacccacacacacacacacacactcgctgcTGGAAGTGTGGAACGGTTAACGAACTGCTCTAGACGATCCatcgaaatgcaaaaaacaaatgtttactTGGCTCCATAACTTCCAAGGGGGCTTAGGCCAAAGCAACCGTCAAAAGAAGCTGTCTAATTTGCgagtaaacattaaaaaatgagCGACACCAATGAAAgaatgaacaaaaaacaaaaacacacgcTTATCTCTGCGATGCCGAAGCTGAGATACTCTGTGAAGATTAAAAGTCGATCATCAGCATGACAATTGAGGTAAAAGTTATATAGCGTATACGCCTAGTTGCGATATTGCTTAAAAGCTTTGTTGATTAAGAAACTGTTTTGATTTACCCCCTTcagttagtatattttggggtaACAATGAAAGTGTCTCTGACATTATTCGTATTCATAGCACGAGTGCGCCTCTCAGCTCAGCTGTCCGCCCACCTGGCtgctgttcttgctgctgctgctgctatttgtGGCATGTGCGTCACGAGCTGAATGGCAGCTGAAAACAATGCCAATGACGCCCAAAGGGTTTTCCATTTTTGAGCCACTGCTGCAGTTGGCTTTCTAATTGCACGCTGAACTCTGTCCTTTTTGCTCTGTGGGAACAATGCAGAAGAGTATCCACAGGTACGAAGAGTATATGAATGAAGTGTGTTCTCATATATCACATTGGCCTAAATTGGCTGCAGTAATCTGGCTCAAGGTGCGCACACACattcgatgatgatgatgatgataacaAAAGCGAAGCACTTGCATTCAAACTTACACTCACTTCTAATCGTGCTTCTTTTGTTATGTAAGCGAATATCAGAcacataaattaacaaattctgGCAAATGTTTGCACTTTAATAAACGCGTAATACGCGCTTGGCAAACATCCGTAACCAAATAACAACAGGTGAGAGCAGCATGCTAATTAAGAGGCTTCGGCTGAAAAATACCCTGCATTATATAGAATTTGTGTAGCCAGCTAACAACAACCATTTAGTGTACTATTAGACATCGCACTTTAaagctatttttattttttaattttgttcaaCTTTATAGAGCAAGAAGTGCTATAAATAGTAGTTAAGTAGGCAGTTCTTTTAACAAGTATAATATCAAGGCTTAACTTTAataaagagagaaataaattGTCTATAAATTGATCAGTAAATAAAGCTAAATTATGATCGTATgatgctaaaaataaacgaatatGCCCATAATAGTAATCTTCTTTCAACCCAAATTTCATGTATCTAAAAAGTATagttaattataaaaagaTTAGAagctaaatactaaatatctTACTAATTAATCAGTAGCTGATCAGAAGCTAATAAATTTGAACATAGTATCAAACaacttattaatattttacactAACCTATTACTAATagctttataataataataatagatttcCCTTTGTGATTCCctgcaaatttttaaaaagattttacACTAACCTATAACTAACggctttataataataataataatagcttCGCCTTTCAAAATTAGTTAGTTTGTGATTCCCTGTtgaagttttaatttaaagtttgattTATGGGTTTTTCCAACTCAACCGGATCTCTCCATTTTCTTTCCAATTATAACGATCTATCTAGTTAGATTTGCATGTAAAAGTGCACTTTCATCATTTGCCAGCAAGTTGTATAATTGTTtgcaataaatgcatttatttatggaaATGCCAGCATTGCCTTTCAACtttgaattgttttgcattaaaagtatttatttagttgccaTGCGTAACTGCTGATATTTGGTAAACTGTTTTCTTCCCATGCCTTGCGAGTAATTAAACCAACTGAAATATTTGCCTTGTGTCTGACATTTTTGGAAGAAGAGAAGTGTCTTCTCCTTCCATCACTGTCGGACGTGAATACACACGAATAATGCCAACTGCCACAGCTACAAATTCAGTTAGTTGAATAAGATGTTGAATGAGTGAGTAAGAAGCTAAAACGAGAAGCTGACACAGTTAATGTCTTTGGGATGACGTCGGGAATCCCAGTTTTAACTTTATGTGAAACAGATACATTTTGCATCTTCCAAATGCAATCGTAATTCACACAACTTGAAGGGTTTGGCTACTGCAAACACAGAGAGATCAGGTCTCAATCAACCCCTTGTGTGAAGCTGTCGATCGTTGCACGTAAATCTTGGAAAACATAGTCGGTAATCAGATAAATTGTTGCTCTGTGTGTTGTTACGtgagttgtttgtgttgtttacttttgtttaCCTGCTGCGCACACCCTGTATACAAGTCAAGCAAGTCTGCCCGGGCATAACAATTGTCAAATCCCaagaagacagagagagagagagagacagagagagagaggaactTTAGTGTTCCGTGGACAGGGGCATTGTTGTAGCTGCTAATGAGCCACAAATTGTGCTCTTGGCCACGCTGAGTAACTAGTTTCCATATGTGAAAAGCGACGCGCTGCGACGTGTGTGTTGACTTTTGAGTGAATTACGTCTTAACTTGGTCGGAGACATTTAATTTGCCTGGcgctggccaacaacaacaacaacaactgctaaTGTGTATACAACGAGAATGTGCTTTACTATTGctattagtgtgtgtgtttatgtgttcATTTGTATGTGCGTCAGACGATCACATCATCATTTAGGCAGCCAAAAAGCCAATCTAAGATTTGTTTTGGTTGACTTGCAGTTGGAAAAGTGCAGCTAGTAAGGAGTTAGGCAGTTGACAGCTAGCGctcattacgtatacgtagcgTGGAACCCGTTATTACTGtcaaatgcattaaatatgaGCAATCGCCAAGTAAATgccagcacaacaacaacctctctctttctctccgcCTCTTGATAAGTCTGGAATGTAACAGACATACATAGTTTTTGGCTTTGCTCAGTGACAACTTTGACTGG
This is a stretch of genomic DNA from Drosophila albomicans strain 15112-1751.03 chromosome 3, ASM965048v2, whole genome shotgun sequence. It encodes these proteins:
- the LOC117566830 gene encoding protein GDAP2 homolog isoform X1, coding for MRLDTNSNVDFKAFDSSSSSSGIIVKLDNLATWGGSQKTDTRLPITDYSTLGGPRHNCSPFPLSKDVNNRLVIWDGDMTTLEVDAITNSSDETLTESNSISERIIAVAGNQLKEELSTTVKECRIGDVRVTRGYNLPAKYVLHTVAPAYKEKLKTAAENALHCCYRNVLCKAKELNLRTIAVCNVSGNQKSFPADVAAHIALRTIRRYLDKFTLQVVILCVNSSERGTYEVLAPLYFPRDQLEERSALWQLPKDTGGELGEPQHPDPDRQIRIIRNPQHSHSVHMRHHHADDDSDVSPHDMEGNNSDLEYGARDMNGLSLNSYSSGLQAQIQRDLDRQHLLSDRPIAGIYESVVADGIESPEHQDRYERLLQRAQVEDLTEVSGIGCLYQSGVDRLGRPVIVFCGKWFPAQNIDLEKALLYLIKLLDPIVKGDYVIAYFHTLTSTNNYPSLHWLREVYSVLPYKYKKNLKAFYIVHPTFWTKMMTWWFTTFMAPAIKAKVHSLPGVEHLYSAITKDQLEIPAYITEYDMATNGLHYFNPVPTAS